From Xiphophorus couchianus chromosome 23, X_couchianus-1.0, whole genome shotgun sequence, one genomic window encodes:
- the tmem33 gene encoding transmembrane protein 33 has product MADNNQANPPPQLGPVQFLMSNKLETAMWLSRLFTVYCSVMFILPILGPQSAANFYQRALLANALTSALRLHQRLPRFQLSRAFLAQALQEDSCHYLLYSLILVNSYPITMSIFPVFLFSLLHATTYTKKVLDSMGPGSLMFIRNLLDRLTANQQNILKFIACNEIFLMPATVFMLFSGQGSLLLPFIYYRFLTLRYTSRRNPYCRTLFTELRILLEHFIMKPSCPAFLRRMCLSSIAFVSRLAPTGV; this is encoded by the exons ATGGCAGACAATAACCAGGCAAACCCTCCTCCCCAGCTGGGGCCTGTG CAATTCTTAATGAGCAATAAGCTGGAAACAGCGATGTGGCTTTCCCGTCTCTTCACAGTCTACTGCTCTGTAATGTTTATTCTGCCAATTCTGGG GCCTCAATCAGCAGCAAACTTTTATCAAAGAGCCTTGTTAGCTAATGCCCTCACCAGCGCGCTCCGTTTACACCAGAGACTTCCACGCTTTCAGCTCAGCAGAGCGTTTTTGGCCCAAGCTCTGCAAGAGGACAGCTGTCATTACCTGCTGTATTCTCTAATTCTGGTCAACTCTTACCCCATCACAA TGAGCATCTTCccagttttcttgttttctttacttcatGCAACCACCTACACAAAGAAAGTTCTTGAT TCTATGGGTCCAGGCAGCCTGATGTTCATCAGAAACCTCCTCGACCGACTAACGGCCAATCAGCAGAACATCCTGAAGTTTATTGCTTGCAATGAAATCTTCTTAATGCCGGCCACTGTTTTTATGCTCTTCAG TGGTCAGGGAAGCTTGTTGCTGCCTTTTATCTACTACCGCTTCCTCACGCTGCGCTACACATCCAGAAGAAACCCTTACTGCCG CACTTTGTTCACTGAGCTACGAATTCTTCTGGAGCACTTCATCATGAAGCCTTCTTGTCCTGCTTTTTTGAGGAGGATGTGCCTCAGCAGCATCGCCTTTGTCAGCCGCCTCGCCCCCACAGGGGTCTGA